In Sorghum bicolor cultivar BTx623 chromosome 10, Sorghum_bicolor_NCBIv3, whole genome shotgun sequence, one genomic interval encodes:
- the LOC8085364 gene encoding homeobox-leucine zipper protein HOX2 isoform X4 encodes MGARTSGFVCGVTRLVGLSFECRLLGRSAGVGSDHASTRFTSPDSVAALSSRDNQALDRSTRGDKDGADGAGGRNKLWFSKDQATVIEVCFKMHSTLKPALQKQG; translated from the exons ATGGGGGCTAGAACCAGTGGTTTCGTGTGCGGGGTGACGAGATTGGTCGGTCTCTCCTTTGAGTGCAGGCTGCTTGGCCGCAGCGCCGGCGTTGGATCTGACCACGCCTCGACGCGATTCACCTCGCCTGACAGCGTCGCCGCGCTCTCCAGTAGGGATAACCAGGCTCTAGATCGAAGCACCCGCGGCGACAAGGACGGTGCAGACGGCGCCGGTGGCCGCAACAAGCTTTGGTTCTCCAAGGACCAGGCCACTGTCATCGAGGTGTGCTTCAAGATGCACAGCACGCTCAAGCCC GCCTTGCAGAAGCAGGGCTGA
- the LOC8085364 gene encoding homeobox-leucine zipper protein HOX2 isoform X1, whose protein sequence is MGARTSGFVCGVTRLVGLSFECRLLGRSAGVGSDHASTRFTSPDSVAALSSRDNQALDRSTRGDKDGADGAGGRNKLWFSKDQATVIEVCFKMHSTLKPLACERERSEPAGAPAMVSSPSDKWSVGPSVI, encoded by the exons ATGGGGGCTAGAACCAGTGGTTTCGTGTGCGGGGTGACGAGATTGGTCGGTCTCTCCTTTGAGTGCAGGCTGCTTGGCCGCAGCGCCGGCGTTGGATCTGACCACGCCTCGACGCGATTCACCTCGCCTGACAGCGTCGCCGCGCTCTCCAGTAGGGATAACCAGGCTCTAGATCGAAGCACCCGCGGCGACAAGGACGGTGCAGACGGCGCCGGTGGCCGCAACAAGCTTTGGTTCTCCAAGGACCAGGCCACTGTCATCGAGGTGTGCTTCAAGATGCACAGCACGCTCAAGCCC CTTGCGTGCGAGAGGGAGAGGTCGGAGCCTGCTGGTGCCCCTGCCATGGTGAGCAGCCCATCGGACAAGTGGTCTGTTGGGCCAAGCGTGATTTGA
- the LOC8085364 gene encoding homeobox-leucine zipper protein HOX2 isoform X3: MGARTSGFVCGVTRLVGLSFECRLLGRSAGVGSDHASTRFTSPDSVAALSSRDNQALDRSTRGDKDGADGAGGRNKLWFSKDQATVIEVCFKMHSTLKPVEHVLLQ; this comes from the exons ATGGGGGCTAGAACCAGTGGTTTCGTGTGCGGGGTGACGAGATTGGTCGGTCTCTCCTTTGAGTGCAGGCTGCTTGGCCGCAGCGCCGGCGTTGGATCTGACCACGCCTCGACGCGATTCACCTCGCCTGACAGCGTCGCCGCGCTCTCCAGTAGGGATAACCAGGCTCTAGATCGAAGCACCCGCGGCGACAAGGACGGTGCAGACGGCGCCGGTGGCCGCAACAAGCTTTGGTTCTCCAAGGACCAGGCCACTGTCATCGAGGTGTGCTTCAAGATGCACAGCACGCTCAAGCCC GTTGAACATGTGCTGCTGCAGTAA
- the LOC8073047 gene encoding probable xyloglucan endotransglucosylase/hydrolase protein 26 — translation MATSAKILRLAAVTLMAVLELSLVGANFLGDCDITWEPQNAEMDEGGNHLTLSLVSNSSGSMLRTKKQFIFGSVSTRIKLVKGNSAGTVTTYYTSSIGDNHDEIDFEFLGNETGKPYTVHTNVFADGIGQKEMQFRPWFDPTADYHNYTIFWNQCMIVWFIDDIPIRVFRNYSAQGVPFPTRRQMYAFSSIWAAEDWATQGGRVKTDWTKAPFVAEYRDINLRVCDCASYGAAGCPDSCASSSNWYAAPDLCQLSEKQLKQMRAVQLGYTIYDYCADGKRYNGTVPLECSMRQY, via the exons ATGGCGACGTCGGCGAAGATTCTCCGCCTTGCCGCCGTCACCTTGATGGCGGTGCTTGAGCTCAGCCTCGTCGGCGCCAACTTCCTGGGCGACTGCGACATCACGTGGGAGCCGCAGAACGCCGAGATGGACGAGGGCGGAAACCACCTGACGCTGTCCCTCGTCAGCAACTCCTCAG GCAGTATGCTCCGGACGAAGAAGCAGTTCATCTTCGGCAGCGTTTCCACTCGGATCAAGCTAGTGAAGGGCAACTCGGCTGGCACGGTCACGACCTACTAC ACGTCGTCCATCGGCGACAACCACGACGAGATCGACTTCGAGTTCCTGGGCAACGAGACTGGCAAGCCCTACACCGTGCACACCAACGTCTTCGCCGACGGCATTGGTCAAAAGGAGATGCAGTTCCGGCCGTGGTTCGACCCCACCGCCGATTaccacaactacaccatcttctGGAACCAGTGCATGATCGT GTGGTTCATCGACGATATCCCGATCCGTGTGTTCCGGAACTACTCGGCGCAGGGCGTGCCGTTCCCGACGCGGCGGCAAATGTACGCCTTCTCCAGCATCTGGGCGGCGGAGGACTGGGCCACGCAGGGCGGCCGCGTGAAGACGGACTGGACCAAGGCGCCTTTCGTCGCCGAGTACCGCGACATCAACCTCCGCGTCTGCGACTGCGCCTCCTACGGCGCCGCCGGGTGCCCGGACAGCTGCGCATCGTCGTCAAACTGGTACGCCGCGCCGGACCTGTGCCAGCTGAGCGAGAAGCAGCTGAAGCAGATGCGCGCCGTGCAGCTCGGGTACACCATCTACGACTACTGCGCCGACGGCAAGAGGTACAACGGCACGGTGCCGCTCGAGTGCAGCATGCGGCAGTACTGA
- the LOC8085364 gene encoding homeobox-leucine zipper protein HOX2 isoform X2: MGARTSGFVCGVTRLVGLSFECRLLGRSAGVGSDHASTRFTSPDSVAALSSRDNQALDRSTRGDKDGADGAGGRNKLWFSKDQATVIEVCFKMHSTLKPTRLNMCCCSNF; this comes from the exons ATGGGGGCTAGAACCAGTGGTTTCGTGTGCGGGGTGACGAGATTGGTCGGTCTCTCCTTTGAGTGCAGGCTGCTTGGCCGCAGCGCCGGCGTTGGATCTGACCACGCCTCGACGCGATTCACCTCGCCTGACAGCGTCGCCGCGCTCTCCAGTAGGGATAACCAGGCTCTAGATCGAAGCACCCGCGGCGACAAGGACGGTGCAGACGGCGCCGGTGGCCGCAACAAGCTTTGGTTCTCCAAGGACCAGGCCACTGTCATCGAGGTGTGCTTCAAGATGCACAGCACGCTCAAGCCC ACTAGGTTGAACATGTGCTGCTGCAGTAACTTCTGA